CACTTGAATGGTTACTTCATCTTTTCCTGGTGCCGGGTATGGAACGGTCTCTACAGATGCTTGATGTGGTCCATGAATGACAACTGCTTTCATCGTTTTTTGGCTCATTTTTCTTCTCCTCCATTTGGATAGATCATCACTTTAATGCTTTTGTCTTTTTGCGTGCGTGCGACTTCACAGGCTTCCTTGATCTCATCAAGGGAATAGCGATGTGTAATGACATTTTCAATTCCATAGTTGCCTTTGGCCAATGCTTCGATGGCAGCCGGGTACGTATTGGCGTAGCGGAAAATACCGAATACATCCAACTCCTTATCAACCAACATTGGAATATCTACGGGAATTTGATCCGTTGTAGGCAGCCCCACATAAACGATTTTCCCGCCAAATTTTACATGCCGGATGGCGTCGCCAATCGCTTTGGCATTGCCGGACGTTTCAATAATCGCCGTTACACCTTTGCCATCCGTCAAATCTTGCATGGCATCAGCTGCATTGCCATGCAATGGATCGATCACTGCATCGATTCCCATTTGCAATGCCAGCTCCCGTCGGAACGGTATCACGTCGGATCCGATCACACGACCTGCACCGAACATTTTGGCACTTACAGCAGCCAGCAAGCCAATGGGACCAAGACCACTGATCAAAACACGGTCGCCGGGGCCGATTTTCCCTCGACGCATGGCATGAAATCCGACGGAGAGGGGTTCCAGCAAGGCGCCTTCTTCATAGCTTAATGTGTCTGGCAATTTATACAGAAAATCCGCCCGCACCGCCACATATTCTGCCCATGCCCCATCGACAGGCGGAGTTGCCATGAATACAACGTCAGGGCAGAGATTGTAGCGGCCAGATTTGCAGTACTCACAGCGATCACATGGAATTCCAGGCTCCACTGCCACTCGATCGCCGATCGCCAGGTGCTTGACTTTCGCACCGACTGCCGCCACATCTCCAGCCAGCTCATGCCCCAGGATGATCGGCTTTTCCACGACATAGCGCCCAATCCGGCCATGTTCGTAATAATGCACATCCGAGCCGCAAACGCCGATACAATGAACTTTAATTAATGCTTCGTCTTCTTTCACTTGCGGCATGTCTACTTCCTGAATGCCGATGGATAACGGTTGATCCAAAACGGCAGCTTTCATTCGTCCAGGCACAAGCGGCACCTCCTTATTGTCCGTGTTGCAGCGAATCGGTATTAACCTTTGACGGCGCCCATGGTCAAACCGCGCACCAATTGTTTTTGTGTAAACCAGCCGAGTATAAGCGCCGGCAAAACGGCAACCGTTGAAACAGCCGATAGTTTCGCCCAGAATAAGCCTTCACTCGTCATAAAAGATGACACTAAAACAGGCAACGTCGCAGAATTGGTGTAACTGATATTCACAGCCAGGAAAAACTCATTCCATGCGAACACCATACACAACAGCCCTGTGGAAATTAATCCAGGCTTGACAAGCGGGATAATCACCCTGAATACCGCTTGCAATCCGGTTGCTCCATCTACTTGGCATGCTTCGATTACTTCATATGGTATATCGCTGAAGAACGAACGCATCATCCAAACAACTGTCGGTGTATTCATTCCTGTATACAAAAGAATCAACCCGGTCAGCGAATCCAGCAATCCTAAATTCTTGAACAGCAAATAGATCGGTATGATAACTCCGACTGGCGGAAGAATTTTTGTCGAGATAAACCAGAAAAATATATCATCGCCTTTTTTGGGCTTGTAAATGGCGAGCGCATAGGCAACAGGCGCACCCAATAACAGCGATACAATCGTGGAGCCGAATGCAGCGATGAGCGAATTCCCCATAAATGCCGCGATCCCGGAGTTGAATACATTCTCATAGTTCACCAATGTCGGATGAAAGAACAGCGTTGGCGGCATATGAAACGCATCCCGCTCTGTCTTGAAGCCGGTAATGAACATCAAGAAAATCGGAAAAAAGTAAGCAATTGCCAGTCCATACGTGAGGACCGTCAGTCCGGTTTTCCACACTTGTTTCATGCTAACGTTCCCCCAAACTGTTTACGGAGTGTCCGGAACAACAATGTCATACATGCTACGGAAAGGATGACAATGATGACCGCAATCGCTGATGCAAGACCATATTGACTGTTTTGAATCTGCTCCCGGAATACGTAATAGGACAAATTGGTGGATGCATAGCCGGGGCCGCCTTGTGTGGCAACATAAATTTCGCCGAATGTCGACAAGATAAAAACCAGGCCGAGAAACACGGCAACTTCAATATAGCGCATTAAATGCGGGATGATGATATGAAAAAACTGCTGTACTCTGGTTGCGCCATCCAGCATGGAACTTTCGATAATCTCGCCGGGTACGGATTGCAGCCCTGCCAGAAGAACCAGCATGAAGAACGGCGTCCATTCCCATGTGACAATATAAATGACCAGCGATAACGGATGATTGGCAGCCAAGTCAACCGGAGGCAAGCCCACCGATTTAAACATCCATGCCAACAATCCAAACATCGGATTGAAAATCATATTTTTCCAGAGGACGCCTGATACAGCCGGCATGATGAAAAACGGCGAAATGATCAGTGTGCGCAGAAACCCTTTTCCGAAAAAATCCCTGTTCAGCAAAAGTGCCAAAAACATTCCCAACACCAAACATATGAGCAGTGACGCAACCGTCAAGATCACGGTGTTTTCCAGTACGGTATAAAATTCCGGCGCTTCTAATATCGTTACAAAGTTGCCAATCCCATTAAAACGCATTCCCAAATCCGGACGCATGATATTCCAGTTGAAAAACGAATAAAATAAGGTACCCAAAAATGGAATTTGCGTGATCACCGCCGTAACGATGATCCCGGGAAGCATCAACCGTTTTGCCAATTTATCTTGTTTGTTTCGCTTATTTCTGTCGGTTAAAGTTGGTGTGCCGCGTTTTGCAGCAGTGCGCTTGCGATTTTGCGATTGATCCGCTTGACGAGAAGACTCTGCATGTACCCGAATCGTTTCTGTGTTCATCTCCTTCTCCTCCCATTGATAACAGAAGGGGCGCGAACGCCCCGCCGCCATACTTTATTTCTGATATCCGCCTTGTTTTGCGATTTCGTTCGCTTTGTTTTGAGCGTTTTTCAATGCATCATCCACCGATTTTTGGCCGGCAATTGCAGCTGCAAACTCTTGAGACACATCTGTTCCCAACTGTGCAAATTCAGGAATGGATACATATTGAATGCCTGTATACGGCACTGGATCTTTTGTCGGATGATTGATATCCGCCTTCTCGATTTGCTTTAATACGATATCTGCAAATGGAGCAGCCTTTTGATAGTCAGGATTTTCATAGGTGGATTTGCGTGTTCCCGGAGGCGCTACCACCCAACCTTTTGTTTTTCCGACAAGGTTGATGTAGTCTTTGCTCGTCGCCCATGTCATAAATTTGAACGCCGCATCCTTATGCTTCGATGAACTTTCCAGCGCAAGCGACCAAGCCCATAACCAGCCGCTGCCATTAGGAGTCACTTCAACCGGCGCCGGCGCATAGCCAATCTTGCCGACAACTTGCGATTGTTTGGGATCATTCAAAAATCCGGCGGCAACCGACGCATCGTACCACATGGCTGCTTTTCCCTGTGCCATCGCTGTTTCCAACTCTGTAAATCCGGACGTTGTCGCACCTTTTTCACCGGCAGATTTCAGCAAGTCGATGTAAAATTTGACCGCTTTCTGAGTTGCCGGATTATTGAACTGCGCCTGCCAATTTTTATCGTACCATTCACCGCCGAACGTATTGATCACAGTATCCAGCGGCGCCAGCACTTCACCCCAGCCGGGCATGCCGCGCAACAAAATGCCTGTCATATTGTGGGCCGGATCATTCAGTTTTTTTGCAAATGCGGCAATATCGTCCCAGGTAGGTTGTGCAGGCATTTTCAAGCCGGCTTTTGCAAACAAATCTTTGCGGTAATAGATGATGGATGATTCTCCATAGAACGGCAATGCGTACAGGTTGTTATTGTAAGAAAGGGCGTCACGCATCGGCTTTAACACGTCACTCAGGTCGTATTTCGCTTTTGCATCCGCACTCATCTTGTCAAATAGCGGATTGAGAGGAGTAATCCATCCATTTTTCGCCCAGATCGGCGCATCGTACGTACCCACTGTAGCAATATCGAATTTCCCGGCGTGTGTCGCAACGTCTTCCGTTACTTTTTGCCGGAGTTCATTTTCCGGAAGAACCACGTAATTGACTTTGATGCCTGTTTCTTTTGTAAACTCTTTTGT
Above is a window of Fodinisporobacter ferrooxydans DNA encoding:
- a CDS encoding NAD(P)-dependent alcohol dehydrogenase, yielding MKAAVLDQPLSIGIQEVDMPQVKEDEALIKVHCIGVCGSDVHYYEHGRIGRYVVEKPIILGHELAGDVAAVGAKVKHLAIGDRVAVEPGIPCDRCEYCKSGRYNLCPDVVFMATPPVDGAWAEYVAVRADFLYKLPDTLSYEEGALLEPLSVGFHAMRRGKIGPGDRVLISGLGPIGLLAAVSAKMFGAGRVIGSDVIPFRRELALQMGIDAVIDPLHGNAADAMQDLTDGKGVTAIIETSGNAKAIGDAIRHVKFGGKIVYVGLPTTDQIPVDIPMLVDKELDVFGIFRYANTYPAAIEALAKGNYGIENVITHRYSLDEIKEACEVARTQKDKSIKVMIYPNGGEEK
- a CDS encoding carbohydrate ABC transporter permease, yielding MKQVWKTGLTVLTYGLAIAYFFPIFLMFITGFKTERDAFHMPPTLFFHPTLVNYENVFNSGIAAFMGNSLIAAFGSTIVSLLLGAPVAYALAIYKPKKGDDIFFWFISTKILPPVGVIIPIYLLFKNLGLLDSLTGLILLYTGMNTPTVVWMMRSFFSDIPYEVIEACQVDGATGLQAVFRVIIPLVKPGLISTGLLCMVFAWNEFFLAVNISYTNSATLPVLVSSFMTSEGLFWAKLSAVSTVAVLPALILGWFTQKQLVRGLTMGAVKG
- a CDS encoding carbohydrate ABC transporter permease: MNTETIRVHAESSRQADQSQNRKRTAAKRGTPTLTDRNKRNKQDKLAKRLMLPGIIVTAVITQIPFLGTLFYSFFNWNIMRPDLGMRFNGIGNFVTILEAPEFYTVLENTVILTVASLLICLVLGMFLALLLNRDFFGKGFLRTLIISPFFIMPAVSGVLWKNMIFNPMFGLLAWMFKSVGLPPVDLAANHPLSLVIYIVTWEWTPFFMLVLLAGLQSVPGEIIESSMLDGATRVQQFFHIIIPHLMRYIEVAVFLGLVFILSTFGEIYVATQGGPGYASTNLSYYVFREQIQNSQYGLASAIAVIIVILSVACMTLLFRTLRKQFGGTLA
- a CDS encoding ABC transporter substrate-binding protein, coding for MKSKKVVAVLSSTGLLAAMLLTGCNTGGSSPSASSANAGKDNGKSSSSNVTLTVATVNNPDMKVMQEETKEFTKETGIKVNYVVLPENELRQKVTEDVATHAGKFDIATVGTYDAPIWAKNGWITPLNPLFDKMSADAKAKYDLSDVLKPMRDALSYNNNLYALPFYGESSIIYYRKDLFAKAGLKMPAQPTWDDIAAFAKKLNDPAHNMTGILLRGMPGWGEVLAPLDTVINTFGGEWYDKNWQAQFNNPATQKAVKFYIDLLKSAGEKGATTSGFTELETAMAQGKAAMWYDASVAAGFLNDPKQSQVVGKIGYAPAPVEVTPNGSGWLWAWSLALESSSKHKDAAFKFMTWATSKDYINLVGKTKGWVVAPPGTRKSTYENPDYQKAAPFADIVLKQIEKADINHPTKDPVPYTGIQYVSIPEFAQLGTDVSQEFAAAIAGQKSVDDALKNAQNKANEIAKQGGYQK